In Aedes albopictus strain Foshan chromosome 3, AalbF5, whole genome shotgun sequence, the following are encoded in one genomic region:
- the LOC109414799 gene encoding sodium/potassium/calcium exchanger 4 isoform X1 translates to MEILGTSASVLLAVVVCGVNSIYVPALFDFVNHMPLSNDSSLNETALLLDWDSRASIEFVPGANESLSPVVCVLTTSMDDLPPDLFSKTERLNGAILLHFLAAIYFFTILAYVCSEYFLPSVEYICEDLHLSEDVAAATFMATATSMPEFFTNTISTLVVDSDMGLGTIMGSMLFNTLGVAALVGLLTKSHVQLDWWPLTRDSIIVIISTSSLVSCLWDERVYWYESVVFVVLYVLYFLVMFQNDRMKRIAISLIEDRWNLCRRLEKKSSDEPQSEHKNHRKYSIAVLGEAINANLCIPTSDKEAPRISYDFSDESNQSDDSRMHLLKIAKDSWLGVAWWFYTWPFRVIVKVTIPDPRKYRKLYPLTFVMCIAWIGGTAYMVFWMMTIIGNTFDVPETVMGLTFLAFGGCMPEAVSAITVIRKGNGSMGVSNSLGANTLAILFSLGLPWFIRNMMEGGATTGAYIEINSYGMQYSVMALFLAIGILYLVLYLSKFTLRKLVGLALAIAYLIIVTFMILVELDVFFPSKNIC, encoded by the exons ATGGAGATTCTTGGGACTAGTGCGAGTGTCCTGCTTGCGGTGGTTGTTTGCGGAGTAAATTCGATCTATG TTCCAGCACTATTTGACTTCGTCAATCACATGCCGCTGTCGAATGACTCCTCACTCAACGAAACAGCACTCCTGCTGGACTGGGACAGCCGGGCCAGCATAGAGTTCGTCCCGGGTGCCAATGAATCTCTATCCCCAGTGGTTTGTGTCCTTACAACTTCGATGGATGATCTGCCACCGGATTTATTCTCGA AAACCGAACGGCTCAACGGAGCGATTTTGCTTCACTTCTTGGCAGCCATCTATTTCTTCACGATATTAGCGTACGTGTGTAGCGAGTACTTTCTACCGTCGGTGGAATACATTTGCGAAGATCTGCACCTGTCCGAG GATGTAGCTGCTGCTACTTTTATGGCGACGGCAACATCCATGCCGGAATTCTTCACGAATACCATCAGTACCTTGGTGGTAGACTCCGATATGGGTTTGGGTACGATCATGGGATCGATGCTCTTCAACACCTTGGGAGTGGCCGCGTTGGTTGGCTTATTGACCAAATCG CACGTTCAACTTGATTGGTGGCCGTTGACTCGCGACTCGATTATCGTTATCATCAGTACCAGCTCCCTGGTTAGTTGCCTTTGGGACGAACGAGTCTACTGGTACGAATCGGTCGTGTTCGTCGTTCTCTACGTACTAtacttcctggtgatgttccAAAATGATCGCATGAAGCGAATAGCAATATCTTTGATTGAAGATCGTTGGAATCTCTGTCGAAGGCTGGAGAAGAAATCCTCAGATGAACCTCAATCCGAGCATAAAAACCATCGAAAGTACTCGATAGCCGTACTGGGTGAGGCAATCAACGCCAATTTATGCATTCCCACCAGTGATAAGGAAGCTCCTCGTATCTCCTACGATTTCAGTGACGAATCGAACCAGTCAGATGACAGCAGAATGCACCTTCTAAAGATAGCGAAAGACTCGTGGCTGGGTGTGGCCTGGTGGTTTTACACCTGGCCCTTCCGGGTGATCGTCAAAGTAACGATTCCAGATCCTCGAAAGTATCGCAAACTATATCCGCTGACATTCGTAATGTGCATAGCGTGGATCGGTGGAACAGCCTACATGGTGTTCTGGATGATGACGATCATTGGCAATACGTTTGATGTTCCGGAGACGGTCATGGGGCTTACCTTCCTGGCGTTTGGCGGATGCATGCCCGAAGCGGTTTCAGCCATTACAGTCATCAGAAAAG GAAACGGATCGATGGGCGTGTCGAATTCTCTTGGTGCAAATACGCTAGCCATCCTGTTCTCTCTGGGACTACCCTGGTTCATCCGGAACATGATGGAAGGAGGAGCCACCACAGGAGCCTACATTGAAATTAATTCCTATGGAATGCAATATTCAGTAATGGCTCTATTTTTAGCGATAGGTATTCTCTATCTAGTACTATATTTATCAAAGTTTACACTGAGAAAACTAGTAGGATTAGCGCTAGCGATTGCGTACTTGATTATTGTCACTTTCATGATTCTAGTCGAATTAGATGTATTTTTCCCATCGAAGAATATTTGTTGA
- the LOC109414799 gene encoding sodium/potassium/calcium exchanger 4 isoform X2 produces the protein MPLSNDSSLNETALLLDWDSRASIEFVPGANESLSPVVCVLTTSMDDLPPDLFSKTERLNGAILLHFLAAIYFFTILAYVCSEYFLPSVEYICEDLHLSEDVAAATFMATATSMPEFFTNTISTLVVDSDMGLGTIMGSMLFNTLGVAALVGLLTKSHVQLDWWPLTRDSIIVIISTSSLVSCLWDERVYWYESVVFVVLYVLYFLVMFQNDRMKRIAISLIEDRWNLCRRLEKKSSDEPQSEHKNHRKYSIAVLGEAINANLCIPTSDKEAPRISYDFSDESNQSDDSRMHLLKIAKDSWLGVAWWFYTWPFRVIVKVTIPDPRKYRKLYPLTFVMCIAWIGGTAYMVFWMMTIIGNTFDVPETVMGLTFLAFGGCMPEAVSAITVIRKGNGSMGVSNSLGANTLAILFSLGLPWFIRNMMEGGATTGAYIEINSYGMQYSVMALFLAIGILYLVLYLSKFTLRKLVGLALAIAYLIIVTFMILVELDVFFPSKNIC, from the exons ATGCCGCTGTCGAATGACTCCTCACTCAACGAAACAGCACTCCTGCTGGACTGGGACAGCCGGGCCAGCATAGAGTTCGTCCCGGGTGCCAATGAATCTCTATCCCCAGTGGTTTGTGTCCTTACAACTTCGATGGATGATCTGCCACCGGATTTATTCTCGA AAACCGAACGGCTCAACGGAGCGATTTTGCTTCACTTCTTGGCAGCCATCTATTTCTTCACGATATTAGCGTACGTGTGTAGCGAGTACTTTCTACCGTCGGTGGAATACATTTGCGAAGATCTGCACCTGTCCGAG GATGTAGCTGCTGCTACTTTTATGGCGACGGCAACATCCATGCCGGAATTCTTCACGAATACCATCAGTACCTTGGTGGTAGACTCCGATATGGGTTTGGGTACGATCATGGGATCGATGCTCTTCAACACCTTGGGAGTGGCCGCGTTGGTTGGCTTATTGACCAAATCG CACGTTCAACTTGATTGGTGGCCGTTGACTCGCGACTCGATTATCGTTATCATCAGTACCAGCTCCCTGGTTAGTTGCCTTTGGGACGAACGAGTCTACTGGTACGAATCGGTCGTGTTCGTCGTTCTCTACGTACTAtacttcctggtgatgttccAAAATGATCGCATGAAGCGAATAGCAATATCTTTGATTGAAGATCGTTGGAATCTCTGTCGAAGGCTGGAGAAGAAATCCTCAGATGAACCTCAATCCGAGCATAAAAACCATCGAAAGTACTCGATAGCCGTACTGGGTGAGGCAATCAACGCCAATTTATGCATTCCCACCAGTGATAAGGAAGCTCCTCGTATCTCCTACGATTTCAGTGACGAATCGAACCAGTCAGATGACAGCAGAATGCACCTTCTAAAGATAGCGAAAGACTCGTGGCTGGGTGTGGCCTGGTGGTTTTACACCTGGCCCTTCCGGGTGATCGTCAAAGTAACGATTCCAGATCCTCGAAAGTATCGCAAACTATATCCGCTGACATTCGTAATGTGCATAGCGTGGATCGGTGGAACAGCCTACATGGTGTTCTGGATGATGACGATCATTGGCAATACGTTTGATGTTCCGGAGACGGTCATGGGGCTTACCTTCCTGGCGTTTGGCGGATGCATGCCCGAAGCGGTTTCAGCCATTACAGTCATCAGAAAAG GAAACGGATCGATGGGCGTGTCGAATTCTCTTGGTGCAAATACGCTAGCCATCCTGTTCTCTCTGGGACTACCCTGGTTCATCCGGAACATGATGGAAGGAGGAGCCACCACAGGAGCCTACATTGAAATTAATTCCTATGGAATGCAATATTCAGTAATGGCTCTATTTTTAGCGATAGGTATTCTCTATCTAGTACTATATTTATCAAAGTTTACACTGAGAAAACTAGTAGGATTAGCGCTAGCGATTGCGTACTTGATTATTGTCACTTTCATGATTCTAGTCGAATTAGATGTATTTTTCCCATCGAAGAATATTTGTTGA